In Acidobacteriota bacterium, the sequence GTGATCGGCTTCGGCGAAGCCGGCCTCCACGTCGCCAAACTCGTAGGCGATGGAGCGGTGGATGTTGCCGTTCTCGCTGGTCGAGTGAATCTGCGTGTCGGGATTGTCGAGCGCCTCCTGAATGGAGGCGATGGCGGGCAGCAGCTCGTACTCGACTTTGATAAGTTGCACGGCCTCGTCGGCGGCCTCTTCGCTGGTGGCGGCCACGGCGGCGATGGCGTCGCCCACCATGCGGACTTTTTCGTAGGCCAGCACGTGCTCGTCCTGCGCCACGGGCATGATGCCGAAGGCCACGGGCAGCGCGTGGCCAGTGAGCACAGCCTTCACGCCGGGATATTTTTCGGCTGCTCCAATGTCGATGCTCTTGATGCGCGCGTGCGGCACGGTGCTGCGCAACATCTTCGCGTAGAGCATGCGCGGGAAGACCATGTCGTCGGTGTACTTGGTGATACCTCGAACTTTATCGCGCGTGTCGATCTTGGTCTGCGCCTTGCCGATCACGCTGCGCTTGCGCGCGGGCTTGCCGCTTGGCGTTGTGCCCGACGCCCCGTTGGAACCCATTCCCGGATCAATAGCCATAAACGCTCTCCTTGCGTGGCTCGGCTTTTTCGCCGGCGGCGCGCGCGGCGGCCAGCTCGACGGCTTCGTAAATTTTGATGTAGCCCGTGCAGCGGCAGATGTTGCCCGAGAGCGCCTCTTTGATTTGATCGAGCGAAGGCCGCGGCGTGCGGTCAAGCAATTTCTTGGCGGAGAGCAACACGCCCGGCGTGCAGTATCCGCACTGCGCCGCGCCCAGTTCGGCGAAGGCTTCCTGCAGAGGATGCAGTACGCCGTTTTCGTCGGCCATGCCCTCGATGGTCTCGATCTGGCGGCCTTCGGCGTGCAGGGCCAGCATCAGGCAGGAGAGCACCGGCTTGCCGTCCACGATCACGGTGCAGGCGCCGCACTCGCCCAGCTCGCAACCATGCTTGGTGCCGGTGAGGCCCATGTCCTCGCGCAACACTTCGAGCAAAGTATGGTGCGGGAGAAAAGCGACCTCCACCGGCTCGCCGTTCACGTTGAACTGGAGGTGGACCTTCTCATTCGGTCGCTTGGGCGACCGCTTGGTATTCTTCTTCGGCTTGGCAGCCTTCGGCGTAACTGCGCGGGGCATGGCAGAACCCTTTCCAGATAGAGACGGCTCGTGCTGATGGAAACACTCCATTTTAGCAGGGATTGGCGGGGCGAAGTATTCTTTCGGTAGCCGCGTCATCCCGATTTTGGATGGCGCGGGGTTTTCAACGGCGGGCGGAAATCCAGTTTCAACGGCGCAGCGCGTTGACGGCCGAAAGACCCGCGCCAAGCAAAGCGCTTGACGCGGCTACCAAAGCTCGGCAACCTTTTCCTCGTCAAAGCCCAGCACCTGCTTCGCGCCTTTGCGGAAGATGGGGCGCCTTATCAGGTTGGGCTCCCGCGCCATCAGCTTGATGGCCTGCGCGCGTGTGGGTGGATGTGCCTTCAAGTTCATCGAACGATACAGCTCATTGCGCGTATTGAGAAACTCGAGGTGCGGACGGTCGCCGATCAGCGCGTCCAGCTCAGCCTCGCTGAGCGGATGTTTCCCCAGATCGCGCTCCTCAAACTCAGCCTTCTTCTCCAGCAAGAAACTTCTCGCTTTGCGGCAGGTCGTTCAGGTGGCTTTGCCGTAGTATTGAATCTTCCGGCTTTGCATGAGTAAGCTCCTTAGGCAAACAGGTCGAGCTATTTGGCGAACATTTCTTCGAGCGTGGAAAGCACGACATTCATTGTCTGTCCGGAGAGTCGTCCCATCCTCTTTACCAGGCGTTCTGAATCTACCGTGCGAAGCTGGTCCAAAACGACAAACCCCGCCTTGCCTTGAAAGCGGCAGGATACGCGCCACGGATACGCGCGCCCCGCGCTGGTCATGGGGGCCACGATTACAGTCCTTAAATGCGCATTCAGTTCGTTAGGCGAGACCACCAGGCACGGTCGCGTCTTGCGAATTTCGCTGCCAAGGGTCGGATCAAGACGGACCAGATGCACTTCGCCTCGGGTGGGCTTCGCGTTTACCACTCCCACTCCTCTTTATCGAAACGAGTCGGGGTCATCGCATCCAGTAGCCGATCCTCGTCCCTGCTGCTCATCAATCGCGCGGCCTCATCCCATCCCTGCCGGGGGCGATGCGCGGACATGACGATCAGCCG encodes:
- a CDS encoding (2Fe-2S)-binding protein; amino-acid sequence: MPRAVTPKAAKPKKNTKRSPKRPNEKVHLQFNVNGEPVEVAFLPHHTLLEVLREDMGLTGTKHGCELGECGACTVIVDGKPVLSCLMLALHAEGRQIETIEGMADENGVLHPLQEAFAELGAAQCGYCTPGVLLSAKKLLDRTPRPSLDQIKEALSGNICRCTGYIKIYEAVELAAARAAGEKAEPRKESVYGY
- a CDS encoding AbrB/MazE/SpoVT family DNA-binding domain-containing protein; its protein translation is MMTRIIRIGNSRGVRVPKALLDQANLPEEVELSAEPGRLIVMSAHRPRQGWDEAARLMSSRDEDRLLDAMTPTRFDKEEWEW
- a CDS encoding type II toxin-antitoxin system PemK/MazF family toxin; this translates as MGVVNAKPTRGEVHLVRLDPTLGSEIRKTRPCLVVSPNELNAHLRTVIVAPMTSAGRAYPWRVSCRFQGKAGFVVLDQLRTVDSERLVKRMGRLSGQTMNVVLSTLEEMFAK